A region of Modestobacter marinus DNA encodes the following proteins:
- a CDS encoding serine hydrolase has protein sequence MLATLDAAASLAGGTIAAVVLDGAGADLVVTPDADEPRYTASLVKLLVVQQLLARDAAGAISLTGDDTDRMRRALTVSDDRAMSLLWDRWGGAELVTTAAAQFGLTGTRLPSERGQWGEVVTTARDQATFLTGLPAQLDPEQLAAMTSWLQGATDRAADGFAQDFGFLSPSAGTAEPVAAKQGWMCCVDSRRQLHSVGVLADGRVAVLLGDFPSSTSWDRARTALDTAAQAVVASS, from the coding sequence GTGCTGGCCACCCTGGACGCCGCCGCGTCGCTCGCCGGCGGCACGATCGCGGCCGTCGTGCTGGACGGCGCCGGAGCCGACCTGGTCGTGACCCCGGACGCCGACGAACCCCGGTATACGGCGTCGCTGGTCAAGCTGCTCGTCGTCCAGCAACTGCTCGCCCGGGACGCCGCCGGGGCGATCAGCCTGACCGGGGACGACACAGACCGGATGCGGCGGGCGCTCACCGTCTCCGACGACCGCGCCATGAGCCTGCTGTGGGACCGCTGGGGCGGGGCGGAGCTGGTGACCACCGCCGCCGCCCAGTTCGGGCTGACCGGCACCCGGCTCCCCAGCGAGCGCGGCCAGTGGGGCGAGGTGGTCACGACCGCCCGGGACCAGGCGACCTTCCTCACCGGCCTGCCGGCACAGCTGGACCCGGAGCAGCTGGCCGCGATGACCTCCTGGCTCCAGGGGGCCACCGACCGTGCCGCGGACGGCTTCGCCCAGGACTTCGGGTTTCTGTCCCCCAGCGCCGGGACAGCGGAGCCGGTCGCTGCCAAGCAGGGCTGGATGTGCTGCGTGGACTCCCGGCGCCAGCTGCACTCGGTCGGGGTCCTGGCCGACGGCCGGGTGGCGGTGCTGCTCGGCGACTTCCCGAGCAGCACGAGCTGGGACCGCGCCCGGACGGCGCTGGACACCGCGGCACAGGCGGTCGTCGCCAGCTCCTGA
- a CDS encoding DUF5999 family protein, producing the protein MCSHPSTCPPAAADDRVLAVPVSRRPEQGWTLLCNGVVVFDDDGELLPDGAVVLTRPWSLASAGG; encoded by the coding sequence ATGTGCTCGCACCCCTCGACCTGTCCCCCGGCCGCCGCGGACGACCGTGTGCTGGCGGTCCCGGTCAGCCGGCGTCCCGAGCAGGGCTGGACGCTGCTGTGCAACGGCGTGGTCGTGTTCGACGACGACGGCGAGCTGCTCCCGGACGGTGCGGTCGTGCTGACCCGCCCCTGGTCCCTGGCCAGCGCCGGCGGCTGA
- the gcvP gene encoding aminomethyl-transferring glycine dehydrogenase produces the protein MADRTPGSDPAPLTGSLPALSALSTGGSFAARHIGPRPADTAAMLAVLGHDSLASLADACVPEGVRDRTPLDLPAAADEATVLAQLRERAAANEVFTSMIGLGYSDTITPAVIQRNILENPAWYTAYTPYQPEISQGRLEALINFQTMVADLTGLPVAGASMLDEATAAAEAMTLVRRAGRAKADAVFVVDADTLPQTLAVLRTRAEPLGIGLHVADLSAGWPTDLPEAGAFGVLLAYPGASGAVRDHRRLTEAAHTAGAAVVVAADLLALTLLEAPGEWGADVACGTTQRFGVPMGYGGPHAGYLSVREGLARQLPGRLVGVSVDADGDVAYRLALQTREQHIRREKATSNICTAQVLLAVMAGAYAVYHGPEGLTAIAARVHRTAQVLAGWLRAGGLPVVHEHFFDTVVVSVPGRAAEVVAAAAARRVNLRRVDEDAVAIACDETTTPAVLRLVAEAFGVTPDDAALDDAGADALPAGLRRSTAFLTHPVFSEHRSETAMLRYLRRLSDKDLALDRTMIPLGSCTMKLNAATEMAAITWPEFAGLHPFAPVEQTRGYAQLIGELCDGLAEITGYAAVSVQPNAGSQGEFAGLMAIRAYHHSRGDVHRDVCLIPSSAHGTNAASAVMAGMRVVVVACDEAGNVDLADLRTKVDTHAERLAAIMITYPSTHGVFEVEVQEICAAVHDAGGQVYVDGANLNALVGLAKPGRFGSDVSHLNLHKTFCIPHGGGGPGVGPIGVREHLVPFLPGHPLVETGGTGAPVSGAPWGSAGILPISWAYLRLMGPDGLLQATEQAILAANYVAERLRPHYPVLYTGATGLVAHECILDIRPLTKATGVTNDDIAKRLIDLGFHAPTMSFPVAGTLMVEPTESEDRAELDRFVEAMVHIRGEIEKVATGEYDRDDNPLRNAPHTLKMLAGEWDRPYPREAAVYPVPGLVGRGYLAPVRRIDGAYGDRNLVCSCPSPEAFEEPAVPHPPVATEPSRAQGAPDDLGTTKDVVGAQS, from the coding sequence GTGGCCGACCGGACTCCTGGTTCTGATCCCGCACCCCTGACCGGGTCGCTCCCCGCGCTCTCCGCGCTGTCGACGGGCGGGTCGTTCGCGGCCCGGCACATCGGCCCCCGCCCGGCGGACACCGCCGCGATGCTGGCCGTCCTCGGCCACGACTCGCTCGCCTCGCTGGCCGACGCCTGCGTGCCCGAGGGGGTGCGCGACCGCACCCCGCTGGACCTCCCGGCGGCCGCCGACGAGGCGACCGTGCTGGCCCAGCTGCGGGAGCGGGCCGCGGCCAACGAGGTCTTCACCTCGATGATCGGGCTGGGCTACAGCGACACGATCACCCCGGCGGTGATCCAGCGGAACATCCTGGAGAACCCCGCCTGGTACACCGCCTACACGCCCTACCAGCCGGAGATCAGCCAGGGTCGCCTGGAGGCGCTGATCAACTTCCAGACGATGGTCGCCGACCTCACCGGGCTGCCGGTCGCTGGGGCCTCGATGCTGGACGAGGCCACCGCCGCGGCGGAGGCGATGACGCTGGTGCGCCGGGCCGGGCGGGCCAAGGCCGACGCCGTCTTCGTCGTCGACGCCGACACGCTGCCGCAGACCCTGGCCGTGCTGCGCACCCGCGCCGAGCCGCTGGGCATCGGCCTGCACGTCGCCGACCTCTCCGCCGGCTGGCCCACCGACCTCCCCGAGGCGGGCGCCTTCGGCGTGCTGCTGGCCTACCCGGGCGCCAGCGGGGCGGTCCGCGACCACCGCCGGCTGACCGAGGCCGCGCACACGGCCGGTGCCGCCGTCGTCGTCGCCGCCGACCTGCTCGCGCTGACCCTGCTGGAGGCGCCGGGGGAGTGGGGCGCCGACGTCGCCTGCGGCACGACCCAGCGCTTCGGCGTCCCGATGGGGTACGGCGGCCCGCACGCGGGCTACCTGTCGGTGCGCGAGGGGCTGGCTCGCCAGCTCCCCGGCCGGCTGGTGGGCGTCTCGGTCGACGCCGACGGCGACGTCGCCTACCGGCTGGCGCTGCAGACCCGGGAGCAGCACATCCGCCGGGAGAAGGCCACCAGCAACATCTGCACCGCCCAGGTGCTGCTCGCCGTCATGGCCGGTGCCTACGCCGTCTACCACGGGCCGGAGGGGCTGACCGCGATCGCCGCCCGGGTGCACCGCACCGCCCAGGTGCTGGCCGGCTGGCTGCGCGCCGGTGGCCTCCCCGTGGTGCACGAGCACTTCTTCGACACCGTGGTCGTCTCGGTGCCCGGCCGGGCCGCCGAGGTGGTGGCCGCCGCGGCCGCCCGCCGGGTGAACCTGCGCCGGGTCGACGAGGACGCCGTCGCGATCGCCTGCGACGAGACGACGACGCCCGCCGTCCTGCGGCTGGTCGCCGAGGCCTTCGGCGTGACCCCGGACGACGCTGCGTTGGATGACGCCGGGGCCGACGCGCTCCCGGCCGGGCTGCGCCGGTCCACCGCCTTCCTCACGCACCCGGTCTTCTCCGAGCACCGCTCGGAGACGGCGATGCTGCGCTACCTGCGCCGGCTGTCGGACAAGGACCTGGCACTGGACCGCACGATGATCCCGCTGGGCTCGTGCACGATGAAGCTCAACGCCGCCACCGAGATGGCCGCGATCACCTGGCCGGAGTTCGCCGGCCTGCACCCGTTCGCCCCGGTCGAGCAGACCCGCGGCTACGCCCAGCTGATCGGCGAGCTCTGCGACGGGCTGGCCGAGATCACCGGGTATGCCGCGGTGAGCGTGCAGCCCAACGCCGGCTCGCAGGGCGAGTTCGCCGGCCTGATGGCCATCCGCGCCTACCACCACAGCCGGGGCGACGTGCACCGCGACGTCTGCCTCATCCCGTCCTCGGCGCACGGCACGAACGCGGCCAGCGCCGTCATGGCCGGGATGCGGGTGGTCGTGGTCGCCTGCGACGAGGCCGGCAACGTCGACCTCGCCGACCTGCGGACCAAGGTCGACACGCACGCCGAGCGGCTCGCCGCGATCATGATCACCTACCCCTCGACCCACGGGGTCTTCGAGGTGGAGGTGCAGGAGATCTGCGCGGCGGTGCACGACGCCGGCGGTCAGGTCTACGTGGACGGCGCGAACCTCAACGCGCTGGTCGGGCTGGCCAAGCCGGGCCGGTTCGGCTCCGACGTCAGCCACCTCAACCTGCACAAGACCTTCTGCATCCCGCACGGTGGCGGTGGGCCCGGCGTCGGGCCGATCGGCGTCCGGGAGCACCTGGTGCCCTTCCTGCCCGGCCACCCGCTGGTGGAGACCGGCGGGACGGGTGCGCCGGTGTCCGGTGCGCCGTGGGGGTCGGCGGGCATCCTGCCGATCTCCTGGGCCTACCTGCGGCTGATGGGCCCCGACGGGCTGCTCCAGGCCACCGAGCAGGCGATCCTGGCGGCCAACTACGTCGCCGAGCGGCTGCGCCCGCACTACCCGGTGCTCTACACCGGTGCGACGGGCCTGGTGGCGCACGAGTGCATCCTGGACATCCGGCCGCTCACCAAGGCCACCGGCGTGACCAACGACGACATCGCCAAGCGGCTGATCGACCTGGGGTTCCACGCGCCGACGATGAGCTTCCCGGTGGCCGGCACGCTGATGGTCGAGCCGACCGAGAGCGAGGACAGGGCCGAGCTGGACCGGTTCGTCGAGGCGATGGTGCACATCCGCGGCGAGATCGAGAAGGTCGCCACCGGCGAGTACGACCGCGACGACAACCCTCTGCGCAACGCCCCGCACACGCTGAAGATGCTGGCGGGGGAGTGGGACCGGCCCTATCCGCGTGAGGCGGCCGTGTACCCCGTCCCCGGGCTGGTCGGGCGCGGCTACCTGGCGCCGGTGCGGCGCATCGACGGTGCCTACGGCGATCGCAACCTGGTCTGCTCCTGCCCGTCGCCGGAGGCGTTCGAGGAGCCTGCCGTGCCGCACCCGCCGGTCGCGACCGAGCCGAGCCGCGCCCAGGGCGCACCCGACGACCTGGGGACGACGAAGGACGTGGTGGGCGCGCAGTCCTGA
- a CDS encoding YbhB/YbcL family Raf kinase inhibitor-like protein: MAGRPTPPDPYEFLPPVPAFQVTSADLTDGEPMPQPHVSGKMGVPGGEDRSPQLSWSGFPAETRGFAVTVYDPDAPTASGFWHWAVAGLPASVTELPSGAADGGLPDGAVQLRNDAGFAGYVGAAPPAGHGRHRYFVVVHALDTDDLGVPAEATPAYLGFNLFSHTLARATLVATFEVE, encoded by the coding sequence ATGGCCGGTCGACCGACCCCGCCCGACCCCTACGAGTTCCTGCCCCCCGTGCCCGCCTTCCAGGTCACCAGCGCCGACCTGACCGACGGCGAGCCGATGCCCCAGCCGCACGTCAGCGGGAAGATGGGCGTGCCCGGGGGTGAGGACCGGTCACCGCAGCTGAGCTGGTCCGGGTTCCCGGCCGAGACCCGCGGCTTCGCGGTCACCGTCTACGACCCGGACGCCCCCACCGCCAGCGGCTTCTGGCACTGGGCGGTCGCCGGCCTCCCGGCCTCGGTGACCGAGCTGCCCAGCGGGGCCGCGGACGGCGGGCTGCCCGACGGCGCGGTGCAGCTGCGCAACGACGCGGGGTTCGCCGGCTACGTCGGGGCCGCCCCGCCGGCCGGGCACGGTCGGCACCGGTACTTCGTCGTGGTCCACGCCCTCGACACCGACGACCTGGGCGTACCGGCCGAGGCGACCCCGGCCTACCTGGGGTTCAACCTGTTCAGCCACACCCTCGCCCGGGCCACCCTGGTCGCCACCTTCGAGGTGGAGTGA
- a CDS encoding HAD family hydrolase: MLGLPDDIRACLFDLDGVLTQTAKVHQAAWKRTFDEFLRNRDPGAAEFSAEDYNQYVDGKPRKDGVRDFLTSRGITLPEGSDTDLADALTVAGVATRKNQLILAELDEHGVQVYDGSMRYLRAVRDAGLATAVVTASANGEHVVAVAGFADLIDTRVDGVVAAAEGLRGKPEPDTFLAAARALGVEPAQAAVFEDALSGVAAGRAGAFGYVVGVDRVGQADGLRERGADVVVTDLDQLLGETP; encoded by the coding sequence GTGCTGGGACTCCCTGACGACATCCGGGCCTGCCTGTTCGACCTCGACGGGGTCCTGACGCAGACGGCCAAGGTCCACCAGGCCGCCTGGAAACGGACCTTCGACGAGTTCCTGCGCAACCGCGACCCGGGGGCCGCGGAGTTCAGCGCCGAGGACTACAACCAGTACGTCGACGGGAAGCCGCGCAAGGACGGCGTCCGGGACTTCCTCACCAGCCGGGGGATCACCCTGCCCGAGGGCAGCGACACGGACCTCGCCGACGCGCTCACCGTGGCCGGCGTCGCGACCCGGAAGAACCAGCTGATCCTGGCCGAGCTCGACGAGCACGGCGTGCAGGTCTACGACGGATCGATGCGGTACCTGCGGGCGGTCCGGGACGCCGGGCTGGCCACCGCCGTCGTCACCGCATCGGCCAACGGCGAGCACGTGGTCGCGGTCGCCGGGTTCGCCGACCTCATCGACACCCGGGTCGACGGGGTGGTCGCCGCCGCCGAGGGGCTGCGCGGCAAGCCGGAACCGGACACCTTCCTGGCCGCTGCCCGGGCCCTCGGCGTGGAGCCGGCGCAGGCCGCGGTGTTCGAGGACGCCCTGTCCGGGGTCGCCGCCGGCCGGGCCGGTGCGTTCGGCTACGTGGTGGGGGTCGACCGAGTGGGCCAGGCCGACGGGCTGCGCGAGCGCGGCGCGGACGTCGTCGTCACCGACCTGGACCAGCTGCTGGGGGAGACCCCGTGA
- a CDS encoding glycoside hydrolase family 65 protein, protein MTEGRAHFLVEPWSLTEVGVDLASLAVNESVFALANGHIGMRGTLDEGEPVVVPGTYLNGFFEERPMPYAEAGYGFPEQGQTVVNVTDGKLIRLLVGDTPLDLQYGDVIDHRRTLDLRNGLLRRTTEWRGPSGRQVRVTSTRLVSLTRRSIAAVEYTVECTDDQGDLYIALQSDLLANEFMTTTQSGDPRAAAAMTRPLQSELHVGRGRHAVLVHQTARSRLRMAAGMDHEVDTPDSATEELEVSPDLARYTLAARLPAGSKLRLVKYLAYGWSSRRSSAAVRDQVEGALATAKLAGWNRLVREQRELLDRHWDEADVEVEGDDELQQAVRVGMFHVLQAGLRAERQPIPAKGLTGDGYDGHTFWDTETYVLPVLTYTAPGAVRDALLWRHSTLDLARERARVLGHTGAAFPWRTIRGEETSGYWPAGTAAFHINADIADAVARYTAATLDEEFDRDHGTELLVETARLWASLGHFDDGRGFRIDGVTGPDEYTAVVDNNVYTNLMAQRNLREAVAAARRQPDTAARLQVGEDELELWARAADAMRVPFNADLGVHEQSEGFTHHEEWDYEATRPDQYPLLLHFPYFDIYRKQVVKQADLVMALHLRGDAFTLEEKIADFAYYEARTVRDSSLSAAVQAVMAAETGHLDLAHDYWGEAALTDLQNLHGNSGHGLHIASLAGGWTVAVAGFGGMRDHGGRLTFAPRLPSRIRRLRFRVVFQGNCLSVTVTPEKASYRLVYGDGPLETAHHGEPIVVTAETVEREIPPAPDVEPVRQPPHAAPRRRNRPTSD, encoded by the coding sequence GTGACGGAGGGGCGCGCGCACTTCCTGGTCGAGCCCTGGTCGCTGACCGAGGTCGGGGTCGACCTGGCCTCCCTGGCGGTCAACGAGTCGGTGTTCGCCCTGGCCAACGGGCACATCGGCATGCGCGGCACGCTCGACGAGGGGGAGCCGGTCGTCGTCCCCGGCACCTACCTCAACGGCTTCTTCGAGGAGCGGCCGATGCCCTATGCCGAGGCCGGCTACGGGTTCCCGGAGCAGGGCCAGACCGTGGTCAACGTGACCGATGGCAAGCTGATCCGGCTGCTGGTCGGGGACACCCCGCTGGACCTGCAGTACGGCGACGTCATCGACCACCGCCGGACCCTGGACCTCCGCAACGGCCTGCTGCGCCGCACCACCGAGTGGCGCGGGCCCAGCGGGCGCCAGGTCCGGGTCACCAGCACCCGGCTGGTCTCGCTGACCCGGCGGTCGATCGCCGCCGTCGAGTACACCGTCGAGTGCACCGACGACCAGGGCGACCTCTACATCGCGCTGCAGTCGGACCTGCTGGCCAACGAGTTCATGACCACCACGCAGTCCGGCGACCCCCGGGCCGCCGCGGCGATGACCCGGCCGCTGCAGTCGGAGCTGCACGTGGGCCGTGGCCGGCACGCCGTCCTGGTGCACCAGACCGCCCGCAGCCGGCTGCGGATGGCCGCCGGGATGGACCACGAGGTCGACACCCCGGACTCGGCCACGGAGGAACTCGAGGTCTCCCCGGACCTCGCCCGCTACACGCTGGCCGCCCGGCTGCCGGCCGGCTCGAAGCTGCGGCTGGTCAAGTACCTGGCCTACGGCTGGTCCAGCCGCCGCTCGTCGGCCGCGGTCCGGGACCAGGTGGAGGGGGCGCTGGCCACGGCGAAGCTCGCCGGCTGGAACCGCCTGGTGCGGGAGCAGCGGGAGCTGCTGGACCGGCACTGGGACGAGGCCGACGTCGAGGTCGAGGGCGACGACGAGCTCCAGCAGGCGGTGCGCGTGGGCATGTTCCACGTCCTGCAGGCGGGCCTGCGCGCCGAGCGGCAGCCGATCCCGGCCAAGGGGCTGACCGGTGACGGCTACGACGGCCACACCTTCTGGGACACCGAGACCTACGTGCTGCCGGTGCTCACCTACACCGCGCCTGGCGCGGTGCGCGACGCGCTGCTGTGGCGGCACTCGACCCTGGACCTGGCCCGCGAGCGGGCCCGCGTGCTCGGCCACACCGGCGCGGCCTTCCCGTGGCGGACCATCCGCGGGGAGGAGACGTCGGGCTACTGGCCGGCCGGGACGGCGGCGTTCCACATCAACGCCGACATCGCCGACGCCGTCGCCCGCTACACCGCGGCCACCCTGGACGAGGAGTTTGACCGCGACCACGGCACCGAGCTGCTGGTCGAGACGGCCCGGCTGTGGGCCTCCCTCGGGCACTTCGACGACGGCCGGGGCTTCCGGATCGACGGCGTCACCGGGCCCGACGAGTACACCGCCGTCGTGGACAACAACGTCTACACGAACCTGATGGCGCAGCGGAACCTGCGCGAGGCGGTCGCGGCCGCCCGCCGCCAGCCCGACACCGCGGCCCGGCTGCAGGTGGGCGAGGACGAGCTGGAGCTGTGGGCCCGCGCCGCGGACGCCATGCGGGTGCCGTTCAACGCCGACCTCGGGGTGCACGAGCAGTCCGAGGGGTTCACCCACCACGAGGAGTGGGACTACGAGGCCACCCGGCCCGACCAGTACCCGCTGCTGCTGCACTTCCCCTACTTCGACATCTACCGCAAGCAGGTCGTGAAGCAGGCCGACCTGGTGATGGCCCTGCACCTGCGGGGGGACGCCTTCACGCTCGAGGAGAAGATCGCCGACTTCGCCTACTACGAGGCGCGGACGGTCCGGGACTCCTCCCTGTCGGCTGCGGTGCAGGCGGTGATGGCCGCCGAGACCGGGCACCTGGACCTGGCGCACGACTACTGGGGTGAGGCGGCGCTCACCGACCTGCAGAACCTGCACGGCAACAGCGGGCACGGGCTGCACATCGCCTCGCTGGCCGGGGGCTGGACCGTGGCGGTCGCCGGGTTCGGCGGGATGCGGGACCACGGCGGCCGCCTGACCTTCGCGCCGCGGCTGCCCAGCCGGATCCGCCGGCTGCGCTTCCGGGTGGTCTTCCAGGGCAACTGCCTGTCGGTCACGGTGACCCCGGAGAAGGCCAGCTACCGGCTGGTCTACGGCGACGGACCGCTGGAGACCGCGCACCACGGGGAGCCGATCGTGGTGACCGCCGAGACGGTGGAGCGGGAGATCCCGCCGGCCCCGGACGTCGAACCGGTGCGCCAGCCGCCGCACGCCGCGCCCCGCCGCCGCAACCGCCCGACCTCGGACTGA
- the coaA gene encoding type I pantothenate kinase yields MGAVTAGTRAQVSPFTAFDRQSWRALAAGGELPLDDADVRQLATLGDRIDLDEVSTVYLPLARLLHLHVTASRRLWAAQTQFLGARTEKVPFVIAVAGSVAVGKSTTARLLQALLAAAPDTPRVDLVTTDGFLLPNAVLESRGLLGRKGFPESYDRRALLRFLADVKSGKPAVSAPLYSHQSYDVLPDERQVVDSPDVLVLEGLNVLQAGARNDGRVPEVFLSDFFDFSVYVDATEHDISQWYVERFLALRRTAFQDSGAYFHRFADLTDEQATTTARGIWDAVNEPNLRLNIAPTRSRARLVLQKAADHSVRRVLLRKL; encoded by the coding sequence ATGGGCGCCGTGACGGCCGGAACGCGTGCGCAGGTCTCCCCCTTCACCGCGTTCGACCGGCAGTCGTGGCGGGCGCTGGCCGCAGGTGGTGAGCTCCCGCTGGACGACGCCGACGTCCGGCAGCTGGCCACCCTCGGCGACCGGATCGACCTCGACGAGGTCTCCACCGTCTACCTGCCGCTGGCCCGGCTGCTGCACCTGCACGTCACCGCCAGCCGCCGGCTGTGGGCCGCGCAGACCCAGTTCCTCGGTGCGCGCACCGAGAAGGTGCCGTTCGTGATCGCCGTGGCCGGCAGCGTCGCCGTCGGCAAGAGCACCACCGCCCGGCTGCTGCAGGCGCTGCTGGCCGCCGCCCCGGACACCCCGCGGGTCGACCTCGTCACCACCGACGGCTTCCTGCTGCCCAACGCCGTCCTGGAGTCCCGCGGCCTGCTCGGCCGCAAGGGCTTCCCGGAGAGCTACGACCGGCGGGCGCTGCTGCGCTTCCTGGCCGACGTGAAGTCCGGCAAGCCGGCGGTCAGCGCGCCGCTGTACTCCCACCAGTCCTACGACGTGCTGCCCGACGAGCGCCAGGTCGTCGACTCCCCCGACGTGCTGGTGCTCGAGGGGCTCAACGTGCTGCAGGCCGGTGCACGCAACGACGGCCGGGTGCCCGAGGTCTTCCTCTCCGACTTCTTCGACTTCTCCGTCTACGTCGACGCCACCGAGCACGACATCTCCCAGTGGTACGTGGAGCGCTTCCTCGCCCTGCGCCGCACCGCCTTCCAGGACTCCGGCGCGTACTTCCACCGTTTCGCCGACCTCACCGACGAGCAGGCCACGACGACGGCCCGCGGCATCTGGGACGCGGTCAACGAGCCGAACCTGCGGCTCAACATCGCCCCCACCCGGTCCCGCGCCCGGCTGGTGCTGCAGAAGGCCGCCGACCACTCCGTGCGACGGGTGCTGCTGCGCAAGCTCTGA
- a CDS encoding GNAT family N-acetyltransferase: protein MSSPGLLDRIERYFALAALADARVHSVGALQVPIGPQEWPYPARPLPGSEGEITVDDVRAAIALQEGAGLPAALEWLGDRCRGLATVARAAGLVVDELPLLVADDPVEVLLPSEVRLYLVGADDPRLGLYQRLAALAFASPGGAGQDGAGEDASQDTPEVARDDPGPAAVPPTEVLRDRVASGATVMMVAVEDGEPVAIGSHQPVEVDGTEISEVVGVATLPRFRGRGLGAGLTSALVEHARQTADLVFLSAGDDDVARVYERAGFARVATSCVAERPSS from the coding sequence GTGTCGTCGCCCGGGCTGCTCGACCGGATCGAGCGCTACTTCGCCCTCGCCGCCCTGGCGGACGCCCGGGTGCACTCGGTCGGTGCGCTGCAGGTGCCGATCGGCCCGCAGGAGTGGCCGTACCCGGCCAGACCGCTCCCCGGCTCCGAGGGGGAGATCACGGTGGACGACGTCCGGGCCGCGATCGCCCTGCAGGAGGGGGCCGGCCTGCCGGCGGCGCTGGAGTGGCTCGGCGACCGCTGCCGCGGCCTGGCCACCGTGGCGCGGGCGGCGGGGCTGGTGGTGGACGAGCTGCCGCTGCTGGTCGCCGACGACCCGGTCGAGGTGCTCCTGCCCAGCGAGGTGCGGCTCTACCTGGTGGGCGCCGACGACCCCCGCCTGGGCCTGTACCAGCGGCTGGCGGCGCTGGCGTTCGCCTCGCCCGGCGGCGCGGGGCAGGACGGCGCGGGGGAGGACGCGTCCCAGGACACCCCGGAGGTGGCCCGGGACGACCCCGGTCCCGCGGCGGTGCCGCCGACCGAGGTGCTGCGCGACCGGGTCGCCTCGGGCGCGACCGTGATGATGGTGGCCGTCGAGGACGGCGAGCCGGTCGCCATCGGTTCCCACCAGCCGGTGGAGGTCGACGGCACCGAGATCAGCGAGGTCGTCGGCGTCGCGACCCTGCCCCGCTTCCGTGGTCGCGGCCTGGGGGCCGGGCTGACCTCGGCCCTCGTCGAGCACGCCCGGCAGACGGCCGACCTGGTCTTCCTCTCCGCCGGCGACGACGACGTCGCCCGGGTCTACGAGCGGGCGGGCTTCGCCCGGGTGGCCACCAGCTGCGTCGCGGAGCGACCGTCCAGCTGA